A part of Pseudarthrobacter phenanthrenivorans Sphe3 genomic DNA contains:
- a CDS encoding transposase, which translates to MSARLTYSDEFKADAVELVVSSGRSPASVAPELGISVTALKRWVRLSREGQTEGGGKPDDPVDPAKYKALEARLRELERENDFLKKVSAFFAKEQR; encoded by the coding sequence ATGTCTGCTCGACTTACCTATTCCGATGAGTTCAAGGCTGATGCCGTTGAGCTCGTGGTTTCATCTGGGCGTTCACCCGCCTCTGTCGCTCCGGAGCTCGGCATTTCCGTTACCGCGTTGAAACGCTGGGTGCGACTGTCCCGTGAAGGGCAAACGGAGGGCGGCGGCAAACCGGATGATCCGGTGGATCCTGCGAAATACAAGGCTTTGGAGGCACGGCTGCGCGAGCTGGAGAGGGAGAACGATTTCCTGAAAAAAGTTTCGGCGTTCTTCGCCAAAGAACAACGGTAG
- a CDS encoding transposase yields MLLGLLVYAYCRGVRSSRQVERLCHTDIAFKVACAGDVPDHATIARFRAVSEEAFAGLFAQVLLIAARAGLARFGTIAIDGTKIPANASIDANRGRDWFEQHAAEIAAGVVEEAQRVDAAEDALAARGADEGGDRVRGALAMRSARAERIRRAAAELAQQQGRLDADRDARQTGAQARLETSRAGRPVRGRIPDGPLRLAEARAHLERELRDHQAKLDRRAALIAAGKKPMGAPSVPTEEHSRIIRARRVVAAAEAAAARDGQAPTRSLSKAVANTTDPDSRVMPTRRGFVQGYNAQVAVTGDHLIAAVDVNQQPNDMPSFVPMMSAATNAASGLHARTGSPEHQIGVVLADAGYCSNKNLEAPGADRIIALGKGREQHAKAVRSPASGPPPAGANAREAMAHRLRTPEGSAAYKRRGATVEPSIGTLKTILSRFSRRGLDAARSELNLAAAAYNIRKIHTATA; encoded by the coding sequence ATGCTCCTGGGGCTGCTTGTCTACGCGTACTGCCGTGGCGTGCGGTCCTCGCGTCAGGTCGAGCGGCTCTGCCATACGGACATCGCGTTCAAGGTGGCGTGCGCCGGCGATGTGCCCGACCATGCGACGATCGCGAGGTTCCGTGCCGTGTCCGAGGAAGCGTTCGCCGGGTTGTTCGCGCAGGTGCTGCTGATCGCCGCACGGGCGGGGCTTGCCCGGTTCGGCACGATCGCGATCGACGGGACGAAGATCCCCGCGAACGCGTCCATCGACGCGAACCGCGGTCGGGACTGGTTCGAGCAGCACGCGGCAGAGATCGCCGCCGGGGTCGTCGAAGAGGCCCAGCGCGTGGACGCAGCCGAGGATGCGCTGGCCGCCCGCGGGGCTGACGAGGGCGGTGACCGTGTCCGTGGGGCGCTGGCCATGAGGTCGGCGCGGGCCGAGCGGATCCGTCGCGCAGCGGCGGAACTTGCCCAGCAGCAGGGTCGACTGGACGCCGATCGCGACGCCCGCCAGACCGGGGCTCAGGCCCGGCTGGAGACATCCCGGGCCGGGCGGCCGGTGCGAGGCCGGATCCCTGACGGTCCGCTACGGCTGGCCGAGGCGAGGGCGCATCTGGAACGGGAACTGCGTGACCACCAGGCCAAGCTCGATCGCAGGGCCGCGTTGATCGCCGCGGGGAAGAAGCCGATGGGCGCCCCGTCCGTCCCTACCGAGGAGCACTCCCGGATCATCCGGGCCCGCCGTGTCGTCGCTGCCGCCGAAGCCGCCGCGGCGCGCGACGGGCAAGCCCCGACAAGGAGCCTGTCCAAGGCCGTCGCGAACACCACCGACCCGGACTCGCGGGTGATGCCCACACGCCGGGGATTCGTCCAGGGGTACAACGCGCAGGTCGCCGTCACCGGTGACCATCTCATCGCCGCCGTCGATGTGAACCAGCAGCCCAACGATATGCCCTCGTTCGTTCCCATGATGAGCGCGGCCACCAATGCCGCCTCGGGCCTGCACGCGCGGACCGGCTCGCCTGAGCATCAGATCGGGGTCGTGCTGGCCGATGCCGGCTACTGCAGCAACAAGAACCTGGAGGCGCCCGGCGCCGACCGGATCATCGCCTTGGGCAAGGGTCGCGAACAGCATGCCAAGGCAGTCCGATCCCCGGCATCCGGCCCGCCGCCGGCCGGGGCGAACGCACGGGAAGCGATGGCCCACCGCCTCCGAACACCCGAAGGATCAGCCGCTTACAAGCGCCGCGGCGCAACCGTCGAACCCAGCATCGGAACCCTCAAGACGATCCTGAGCAGATTCTCCCGGAGAGGCCTTGATGCAGCCCGCAGCGAGCTGAACCTCGCGGCCGCCGCCTACAACATCCGGAAGATCCACACGGCAACCGCCTGA